The Bradysia coprophila strain Holo2 chromosome IV unlocalized genomic scaffold, BU_Bcop_v1 contig_81, whole genome shotgun sequence genome has a window encoding:
- the LOC119072302 gene encoding alanine--glyoxylate aminotransferase 2, mitochondrial isoform X2, translating to MKVESLRPIWQSTLSRVTLNRRLATAATSSITPDYNGPSFEDVVAIRQKNLGPTLKCHFKTPVLIHNGKMQWLFDSNGKKYLDMFGGIVTVSVGHCHPKVNAALKNQVETLWHTTNIYLHPKIHEFAEKLASKMPGDLKTVYFVNSGSEANDLAMLLARLHTKNFDILTFRNAYHGTSPYTMGLTAQSSWRYSLPGVNSGIQHVLNPDPYRGRWGGKNCRESSVQTTRDCACSPNNCEATQNYFQDLEELFRYSIPVGKCAGMFAESIQGVGGTVQFTKGYLKQAAELVRKNGGVFVSDEVQTGFGRTGSHFWGFESHDIIPDIVTMAKGIGNGFPLAAVVTTSQIAESLTQALHFNTFGGNPMASAVGLAVLEVIEEEKLQENSLKVGNYFLKGLAELRSKFNIIGDVRGQGLMIGVEFVSNKDTRQPLSKEHFGKIWEECKDLGVLFGQGGFYGNVLRIKPPMCINKSDVDLALDVLERSIKAHI from the exons ATGAAAGTCGAAA GCTTAAGACCAATATGGCAATCAACGCTATCAAGAGTCACATTAAATCGCCGCCTGGCAACAGCAGCAACATCATCAATCACTCCAGACTACAAT GGTCCGTCGTTTGAAGACGTTGTTGCCATACGGCAGAAAAATTTAGGGCCGACGTTGAAGTGTCACTTTAAGACTCCCGTGCTGATACACAATGGCAAAATGCAATGGCTGTTCGACAGCAAtggcaaaaaatatttggatatGTTCGGTGGCATTGTGACGGTTTCGGTTGGGCATTGTCATCC GAAAGTCAACGCTGCTCTCAAAAACCAAGTTGAGACTTTGTGGCACACCACCAATATCTACTTGCATCCGAAGATTCACGAATTTGCGGAGAAATTGGCGTCAAAAATGCCTGGGGATCTAAAG ACGGTGTATTTTGTCAACTCGGGAAGTGAAGCAAACGATTTGGCAATGTTACTGGCACGACTTCATACTAAGAATTTCGATATACTGACCTTCCGCAATGCCTACCACgg AACGTCACCATATACCATGGGACTTACAGCTCAGTCGAGTTGGCGGTATAGCCTACCCGGTGTCAATAGTGGCATTCAGCAC GTGCTCAATCCAGATCCATACCGTGGACGTTGGGGTGGTAAAAACTGTCGAGAATCATCGGTACAAACGACAAGGGATTGTGCTTGTTCGCCAAACAATTGTGAGGCAACACAAAATTACTTTCAAGACTTGGAAGAACTGTTCCGATATTCGATACCAGTTG gcAAATGTGCCGGAATGTTTGCTGAATCCATTCAAGGAGTGGGTGGTACGGTGCAGTTTACGAAAGGTTACCTAAAGCAGGCTGCCGAGCTAGTACGCAAGAATGGTGGCGTTTTCGTTTCCGACGAG GTGCAGACCGGTTTCGGTAGGACAGGCTCCCACTTCTGGGGTTTCGAATCGCACGACATTATACCCGACATTGTAACTATGGCAAAAGGAATCGGAAACGGATTTCCATTGGCAGCAGTTGTGACAACTTCGCAAATCGCTGAGAGTCTTACGCAAGCATTGCATTTTAACACTTTCGGTGGTAATCCTATGGCCTCTGCTGTTGGACTGGCAGTTTTAGAG GTAATCGAGGAAGAGAAACTCcaagaaaattcattaaaagttGGCAACTATTTCCTCAAAGGTCTCGCCGAACTCCGATCAAAGTTTAACATCATTGGAGACGTTAGAGGACAG GGTCTGATGATTGGAGTTGAATTCGTGTCGAACAAGGATACACGCCAGCCATTAAGCAAAGAACATTTCGGCAAGATCTGGGAAGAGTGTAAAGATTTGGGTGTATTGTTCGGCCAAGGTGGATTTTATGGGAATGTGTTAAGAATTAAGCCACCTATGTGCATCAATAAGAGTGATGTTGACTTAGCTCTGGATGTGCTGGAAAGATCAATTAAAGCGCACATTTAA
- the LOC119072302 gene encoding alanine--glyoxylate aminotransferase 2, mitochondrial isoform X1 codes for MKFSSGLRPIWQSTLSRVTLNRRLATAATSSITPDYNGPSFEDVVAIRQKNLGPTLKCHFKTPVLIHNGKMQWLFDSNGKKYLDMFGGIVTVSVGHCHPKVNAALKNQVETLWHTTNIYLHPKIHEFAEKLASKMPGDLKTVYFVNSGSEANDLAMLLARLHTKNFDILTFRNAYHGTSPYTMGLTAQSSWRYSLPGVNSGIQHVLNPDPYRGRWGGKNCRESSVQTTRDCACSPNNCEATQNYFQDLEELFRYSIPVGKCAGMFAESIQGVGGTVQFTKGYLKQAAELVRKNGGVFVSDEVQTGFGRTGSHFWGFESHDIIPDIVTMAKGIGNGFPLAAVVTTSQIAESLTQALHFNTFGGNPMASAVGLAVLEVIEEEKLQENSLKVGNYFLKGLAELRSKFNIIGDVRGQGLMIGVEFVSNKDTRQPLSKEHFGKIWEECKDLGVLFGQGGFYGNVLRIKPPMCINKSDVDLALDVLERSIKAHI; via the exons ATGAAATTCTCGTCAG GCTTAAGACCAATATGGCAATCAACGCTATCAAGAGTCACATTAAATCGCCGCCTGGCAACAGCAGCAACATCATCAATCACTCCAGACTACAAT GGTCCGTCGTTTGAAGACGTTGTTGCCATACGGCAGAAAAATTTAGGGCCGACGTTGAAGTGTCACTTTAAGACTCCCGTGCTGATACACAATGGCAAAATGCAATGGCTGTTCGACAGCAAtggcaaaaaatatttggatatGTTCGGTGGCATTGTGACGGTTTCGGTTGGGCATTGTCATCC GAAAGTCAACGCTGCTCTCAAAAACCAAGTTGAGACTTTGTGGCACACCACCAATATCTACTTGCATCCGAAGATTCACGAATTTGCGGAGAAATTGGCGTCAAAAATGCCTGGGGATCTAAAG ACGGTGTATTTTGTCAACTCGGGAAGTGAAGCAAACGATTTGGCAATGTTACTGGCACGACTTCATACTAAGAATTTCGATATACTGACCTTCCGCAATGCCTACCACgg AACGTCACCATATACCATGGGACTTACAGCTCAGTCGAGTTGGCGGTATAGCCTACCCGGTGTCAATAGTGGCATTCAGCAC GTGCTCAATCCAGATCCATACCGTGGACGTTGGGGTGGTAAAAACTGTCGAGAATCATCGGTACAAACGACAAGGGATTGTGCTTGTTCGCCAAACAATTGTGAGGCAACACAAAATTACTTTCAAGACTTGGAAGAACTGTTCCGATATTCGATACCAGTTG gcAAATGTGCCGGAATGTTTGCTGAATCCATTCAAGGAGTGGGTGGTACGGTGCAGTTTACGAAAGGTTACCTAAAGCAGGCTGCCGAGCTAGTACGCAAGAATGGTGGCGTTTTCGTTTCCGACGAG GTGCAGACCGGTTTCGGTAGGACAGGCTCCCACTTCTGGGGTTTCGAATCGCACGACATTATACCCGACATTGTAACTATGGCAAAAGGAATCGGAAACGGATTTCCATTGGCAGCAGTTGTGACAACTTCGCAAATCGCTGAGAGTCTTACGCAAGCATTGCATTTTAACACTTTCGGTGGTAATCCTATGGCCTCTGCTGTTGGACTGGCAGTTTTAGAG GTAATCGAGGAAGAGAAACTCcaagaaaattcattaaaagttGGCAACTATTTCCTCAAAGGTCTCGCCGAACTCCGATCAAAGTTTAACATCATTGGAGACGTTAGAGGACAG GGTCTGATGATTGGAGTTGAATTCGTGTCGAACAAGGATACACGCCAGCCATTAAGCAAAGAACATTTCGGCAAGATCTGGGAAGAGTGTAAAGATTTGGGTGTATTGTTCGGCCAAGGTGGATTTTATGGGAATGTGTTAAGAATTAAGCCACCTATGTGCATCAATAAGAGTGATGTTGACTTAGCTCTGGATGTGCTGGAAAGATCAATTAAAGCGCACATTTAA
- the LOC119072299 gene encoding lissencephaly-1 homolog translates to MKMVLSQRQREELNQAIADYLSTNNYSEALEAFRKEADLSTEIEKKFGGLLEKKWTSVIRLQKKVMELETKLSEVEKEVIDGAPTKTKRSPAEWIPRPPEKYSLSGHRATITRVVFHPVFSLMVSSSEDGTIKVWDFETGEYERTLKGHTDSVQDIAFDAQGKVLASCSADLSIKLWDFQQTFECFKTMHGHDHNVSSLAFVPAGDFLLTASRDKTIKVWEVATGYCVKTYTGHRDWVRMVRVHPDGSMFATGSNDHSIRVWYINSKECKVELRDHDHTVECIAWAPDSASASINEAAGVDNKKGAHQGPFLASGSRDKTIRIWDVSVGVCLITLTGHDNWVRGIAFHPGGKYMISASDDKTIRVWDLHNKRCMKTLYAHQHFCTSIDFHRNLPYVISGSVDLTVKVWECR, encoded by the exons ATGAAAATGGTATTATCTCAGCGGCAACGCGAGGAACT CAACCAAGCGATTGCTGATTATTTGAGTACAAATAATTACTCAGAAGCATTGGAGGCGTTTCGCAAAGAAGCTGATTTGTCAACGGAAATCGAAAAGAAGTTCGGTGGATTGCTGGAAAAGAAATGGACGTCGGTCATTCGTTTACAGAAGAAAGTGATGGAATTGGAGACAAAATTGTCGGAGGTGGAGAAAGAGGTGATTGACGGTGctccaacaaaaacaaaacgtaGCCCCGCTGAATGGATTCCTCGTCCACCCGAAAAGTATTCGTTAAGCGGTCATCGAGCGACTATTACACGA GTCGTCTTTCATCCTGTGTTTAGTTTAATGGTTTCGTCATCCGAGGATGGTACAATTAAGGTGTGGGACTTTGAAACAGGAGAATACGAACGAACACTAAAGGGACACACAGATTCTGTTCAAGATATAGCTTTCGATGCTCAAGGAaaagtgctag CATCATGCAGTGCAGACTTATCTATTAAGTTGTGGGACTTTCAACAGACTTTTGAATGTTTCAAAACAATGCATGGCCACGATCATAACGTATCATCTTTAGCATTCGTACCTGCTGGAGATTTCCTGCTAACAGCTTCGCGAGACAAAACTATCAAAGTTTGGGAAGTTGCTACTGG TTACTGCGTTAAAACATACACCGGTCACAGGGATTGGGTCCGAATGGTACGAGTGCATCCGGATGGCAGTATGTTTGCAACAGGCTCAAATGACCATTCGATTAGAGTTTGGTATATTAATTCTAAGGAGTGCAAG GTCGAACTAAGAGATCACGATCACACGGTCGAATGTATAGCCTGGGCACCAGACTCAGCATCAGCGTCGATCAACGAAGCGGCTGGTGTCGACAACAAAAAGGGAGCACATCAAGGACCGTTTTTGGCATCTGGCTCAAGGGATAAAACCATTCGC ATATGGGACGTGAGTGTTGGCGTGTGTTTAATCACATTAACGGGCCATGACAATTGGGTGCGAGGCATCGCCTTCCATCCAGGTGGTAAATACATGATATCGGCCAGTGATGATAAGACAATTCGAGTATGGGACTTGCATAACAAACGATGTATGAAGACGTTGTACGCTCATCAACACTTTTGCACGTCTATCG ATTTTCATCGGAATCTTCCTTATGTGATATCTGGCAGTGTCGATCTAACAGTAAAAGTTTGGGAGTGTCGTTAA
- the LOC119072303 gene encoding transmembrane protein 64 yields MTSLESGPFISTPKSPCICSCFRFTSKLTTKYPVIRQPPCPKLLIPIVALTIILGLYYLSKGYLRSLLSWIEVQNPWLIFVCFIFLFTIVSFPPPFPIGYLILIITSGYLFGFAKGLLTVVLGANLGAGIAHVTIKSMQSKLPLQKLLKNDTGKAILRVIGGPRAFKIVLLARLTPIPFGLQNTIFGVSNVHPKDYYSATLIGLFPAQAINVYIGSSLRSMHDVLNNHSTAMTSYAIFAVQVCIGLILMVWVVHKARKELSDALLVEIDNNFKVIVEVQ; encoded by the exons ATGACATCACTCGAAAGTGGTCCATTCATTTCAACACCGAAATCGCCGTGCATTTGTAGCTGCTTCCGTTTCACCAGCAAACTAACAACAAAATATCCGGTCATTCGCCAGCCACCGTGCCCCAAACTGCTCATACCAATAGTTGCGTTGACAATCATCCTCGGATTGTATTACCTGAGCAAGGGCTATTTACGGTCACTGCTGTCATGGATCGAAGTCCAAAATCCATGGCTGATATTCGTTTGCTTCATATTTCTGTTTACGATCGTCAGTTTCCCGCCACCGTTTCCGATCGGCTATTTGATATTGATCATAACCAGTGGCTACCTGTTCGGCTTTGCCAAAGGTTTGTTGACCGTTGTTTTGGGTGCGAATCTCGGCGCTGGTATAGCGCATGTGACAATTAAGAGTATGCAGAGTAAATTGCCGTTGCAGAA ACTACTTAAGAATGACACTGGCAAGGCAATTTTGAGAGTGATAGGCGGACCTAGAGCATTCAAAATTGTTCTGTTAGCGAGACTGACACCGATTCCATTTGGACTACAAAATACAATCTTTGGG GTGAGTAATGTTCATCCGAAGGACTACTATTCGGCCACATTGATCGGTCTATTTCCTGCTCAAGCGATTAACGTTTACATTGGTTCGTCATTGCGATCCATGCACGATGTATTAAACAATCACAGTACAGCCATGACCAGTTATGCAATTTTTGCCGTTCAG GTTTGCATTGGTTTGATTTTGATGGTGTGGGTGGTACACAAGGCGAGAAAAGAGCTTTCCGATGCTCTGCTGGTGGAAattgataataattttaaagttattGTCGAGgtgcaataa